A single genomic interval of Eptesicus fuscus isolate TK198812 chromosome 10, DD_ASM_mEF_20220401, whole genome shotgun sequence harbors:
- the LOC103285177 gene encoding protein LEG1 homolog yields MTFHLSWVSVIVGCISAPLVGTTSKSDLHPTLWKEIPVVSSLSDAYPPLWKDCPDQLSDYKIENGKYIINCWHYLERQGTYKILLNETAKYFEKFAPENEQNILWGLPIYHGWQYHTGRLADPTGKTDCGHKSGDHLCISVDSWWADLNFYLSAIPFLAAVDSGIMGIPSDKITLLPPYKDQMSFCFNVSSCHSSFPEAMKKWNEFYQHLKSDSSSFDDLLKYLWAAHVSSVEVAHKHFHNRLRYYSKQEADFGRNWALFVDYLAPPLFPTTLVRTYEFQKGLPPRILLSGDRALFISDFTVFQKSVLLALNLLHIVHRYTGTLSLIVWKTLMMSKIARELFLDILELILHYFD; encoded by the exons ATGACTTTCCACCTTTCTTGGGTCTCTGTAATAGTTGGTTGTATATCTGCTCCTTTGGTTGGAACAACTAGTAAGTCAGATTTACACCCCACTCTGTGGAAAGAGATCCCAG TAGTATCCAGTCTCTCAGATGCATATCCCCCTTTGTGGAAAGATTGTCCTGATCAGCTTAGTGATTATAAGATAGAAAATGGAAAGTACATCATTAATTGCTGGCATTACCTTGAAAGACAAGGAACATATAAAATCCTATTGAATGAAACAGCcaagtattttgaaaaatttgcaccagaaaatgaacaaaatattttatgggGATTACCTATATATCATGGATGGCAATATCATACAG gCAGATTAGCTGACCCCACCGGAAAAACAGACTGTGGCCATAAGTCTGGGGATCATCTGTGCATCTCTGTAGACAGTTGGTGGGCCG ACCTTAATTTTTATCTCTCTGCAATACCCTTCCTTGCTGCAGTTGATTCTGGCATAATGGGGATACCATCAGACAAAATCACATTGCTGCCACCGTACAAGGATCAGatgagtttttgttttaatgtttctaGCTGTCATTCATCCTTTCCAGAAGCAATGAAAAAGTGGAATGAATTTTACCAG CATTTAAAGTCCGATTCTAGTAGTTTTGATGACCTGCTGAAGTACTTATGGGCTGCACATGTCTCATCCGTGGAGGTTGCTCATAAACATTTTCACAACAG GTTAAGGTATTATTCTAAACAAGAAGCAGATTTTGGAAGAAATTGGGCTTTGTTTGTGGATTATTTAGCTCCACCCCTCTTTCCTACAACTTTGGTTAGAACTTACGAATTCCAGAAAGGTCTGCCCCCACGAATACTTCTTAGTGGTGATCGAGCCCTCTTCATCAGTGACTTTACTGTCTTTCAGAAAAGTGTCCTGCTTGCTCTAAATCTTTTGCACATTGTGCATAGGTATACAG gAACACTGTCTTTAATTGTATGGAAAACTTTAATGATGTCAAAAATTGCAAGAGAACTGTTTCTAGACATTTTGGAACTCATCCTTCACTATTTTGATTAA